The window CATACAAGATGCAGTAAGACAAAGTGGAGCAAAGGAAGTACAGTTAATGGAAGAGCCCGTTGCCGCTGCAATCGGTGCTGGTCTACCAGTCGACGAGCCAGTAGCTAGTATGATTGTGGATATTGGTGGGGGTACTACAGAAGTAGGTATAATTTCTTTTGGTGGAGTTGTAGCATCTAATACAGTAAAAGCTGCTGGAGATCGTATGGATGAAGCAATTATTCACTTTGTTCGAAAAGAGTATAATGTCATAATTGGCGAACCTACAGCTGAGACTATAAAGATGACTGTTGGACATGCTTTAGTGCCTCATGCAGTAGAACAAATGCAAGTTACAGGAAGAGATGTTGTGAGTGGTTTACCGAAGACTATTCATCTATCTTCTACTCAAATTCAAGGTGTTTTAAAAGAATCGTTGGAAACAATTTTAGAAGCAATTCGCGCTACACTAGAAACCTGCCCACCTGAACTTGCAGGAGATATAGTCGACCATGGGGTAATATTAACTGGTGGCGGTGCATTACTAAAAGACATTTCTGAATGGTTAACTCAGGTCATTGAAGTACCGGTTCATCTTGCACCAGAGCCATTACAGTCTGTGGCTATTGGTACAGGAAAATCCTTTTTTATAACAGACAGAAAACAAAAACTAGCAAGATAAAGTGAAACTTCAATCAAGGGAGCTTTCCTCTGTTTGAACAAAACTCAGGCATATAAACGCTCCATTGTGCGGACGAAGCCACACGACGTGGCGCTTTTCGTCTATGTTCTATACCGTTTTTTTACGGGCAGTTACCTCCCACTGATGCTTTCTTGCTTGGGGCAAGCCCTGAAGTGGGAGTCTCACAACGTACATGACGTAGCGACTTTAACTGGCCGACCCGTTAATGCGGGGTAAAATAGAATCTCCTCTAGAAATGAAAGCTGTTCGATATAATATTTGGAAGATAATTCTATTTCTAAAAAACCAATAAAAAAGCAAAATGTTACTCATCTGGTGAATAGCATTATTGCTTTTTTATATATTTATAAGATTGAAATACAAATGACACTTAATTAGAAAGAAGTCAATTTTATAATTATTTGTTTCTA is drawn from Psychrobacillus sp. INOP01 and contains these coding sequences:
- the mreBH gene encoding rod-share determining protein MreBH — encoded protein: MFSNSHIGIDLGTANTLVYTKSKGLLIDEPTVVAVNTKTREIVAFGEEAKKMIGKTPTSIEVIRPLKDGVIADFDITTQLLKLIMQKAGKKLGTSLRKPTVIVCTPSGATSVERRAIQDAVRQSGAKEVQLMEEPVAAAIGAGLPVDEPVASMIVDIGGGTTEVGIISFGGVVASNTVKAAGDRMDEAIIHFVRKEYNVIIGEPTAETIKMTVGHALVPHAVEQMQVTGRDVVSGLPKTIHLSSTQIQGVLKESLETILEAIRATLETCPPELAGDIVDHGVILTGGGALLKDISEWLTQVIEVPVHLAPEPLQSVAIGTGKSFFITDRKQKLAR